One segment of Natranaeroarchaeum aerophilus DNA contains the following:
- a CDS encoding ornithine cyclodeaminase family protein, translated as METVLLNGDDVEANAQLDEMIDAVEEAFAAYARGDVQMPAKSYIDLPQYNGDFRSMPAYMDAGEWDAAAVKWVNVHPDNPTEHGLPTVLGTVIYSDLETAYPLSIMDGTVITEKRTGAAAAVATDYLAVEDATSLGLVGAGVQSYTQLEAIARVRPIEEVVVSDIDEERAERFVTAFEGRFDVRSGTIREAGHCDVLSTVTPLEEPIVGLADLGEQTHINAIGADAAGKHEIGDQVLRAAKLVIDDYEQCTHSGEINVPWSEGVLDDDDLYGELGDIVTGDQEARTEADGVTVFDSTGLAIQDVAAAHVVYERARESGDGYGFELVSSLATEPGEQVE; from the coding sequence ATGGAGACGGTACTGCTGAACGGGGACGACGTCGAGGCGAACGCGCAGCTTGACGAGATGATCGACGCGGTCGAAGAGGCCTTTGCCGCCTACGCTCGCGGTGACGTGCAGATGCCAGCCAAATCCTACATCGACCTCCCACAGTACAACGGCGATTTTCGGTCGATGCCGGCCTACATGGACGCTGGCGAGTGGGATGCCGCCGCGGTCAAGTGGGTCAACGTACATCCCGACAACCCCACTGAACACGGCCTGCCAACCGTTCTCGGCACTGTCATCTACTCCGATCTGGAGACGGCATACCCGCTCTCGATCATGGACGGGACCGTGATCACCGAGAAGCGAACCGGAGCGGCTGCGGCCGTGGCGACCGATTATCTCGCGGTCGAAGACGCGACGAGTCTGGGGCTGGTCGGCGCTGGCGTCCAGTCGTACACCCAGCTGGAGGCGATTGCACGGGTCCGGCCCATCGAGGAAGTTGTCGTCAGTGACATCGACGAGGAACGCGCCGAACGGTTCGTCACCGCGTTCGAGGGGCGCTTCGACGTGCGATCTGGCACCATACGCGAGGCGGGCCACTGCGACGTGCTCTCGACGGTTACCCCACTCGAAGAGCCGATCGTCGGCCTCGCCGATCTGGGCGAGCAGACCCATATCAACGCCATCGGTGCGGATGCCGCGGGAAAACACGAGATTGGCGATCAGGTACTCCGGGCCGCGAAACTGGTGATCGACGACTACGAGCAGTGTACCCACTCGGGCGAGATCAACGTTCCCTGGAGCGAGGGCGTACTGGACGACGACGACCTGTACGGCGAACTCGGCGACATCGTGACCGGCGATCAAGAAGCGCGCACCGAAGCGGATGGTGTGACCGTGTTCGATTCGACAGGACTGGCGATCCAGGACGTTGCAGCGGCTCACGTCGTCTACGAGCGTGCCCGTGAGAGCGGGGACGGTTACGGCTTCGAGCTCGTCAGCTCACTCGCCACGGAGCCGGGAGAGCAAGTCGAGTAG
- a CDS encoding NADPH-dependent FMN reductase, translating into MTRIVAVPGSLRSESYTRTALLYALDSAERAGAETELLDLREYDLPLYNPDLDSPGDSELVKRRIREADGVLIGSPNYHGSYSAAFRNFHDYCSYDDFEDTVVGLLAVAGGDAYASTLDHLRVTMRGVHAWVLPEQVGIPNVYDQFESDAEAIDGRAFVDSEIHQRVDELGRLIVEHAERLGRPTDLRIDTNN; encoded by the coding sequence ATGACACGGATCGTTGCGGTCCCCGGCAGTCTCCGCTCGGAGAGCTACACGCGGACTGCCCTCCTGTATGCCCTCGACAGCGCCGAACGGGCCGGTGCAGAGACGGAACTCCTCGACCTCCGGGAATACGATCTCCCGCTTTACAACCCGGACCTCGATTCACCGGGAGATAGTGAACTGGTCAAGCGCCGGATCCGCGAGGCTGATGGCGTCCTGATCGGCTCGCCCAACTACCATGGGAGCTACTCCGCCGCCTTCCGCAATTTTCACGATTACTGCAGCTACGACGACTTCGAGGACACGGTTGTCGGTCTGCTCGCTGTCGCGGGCGGGGACGCGTACGCGAGTACGCTCGATCACCTCCGGGTTACGATGCGTGGCGTCCACGCCTGGGTACTGCCAGAACAGGTTGGTATCCCGAACGTCTACGACCAGTTCGAGTCGGACGCCGAGGCTATCGACGGACGGGCGTTCGTCGATTCCGAGATACACCAGCGCGTCGACGAACTCGGGCGGTTGATTGTCGAGCACGCCGAGCGGCTGGGACGGCCCACCGATCTCCGGATCGACACCAACAATTAA
- a CDS encoding DUF1931 family protein, with protein MADLIVKAAVKEALDDKNVASDFYEALDEEVDELLEDAAARAEANDRKTVQPRDL; from the coding sequence ATGGCAGATCTAATTGTCAAAGCCGCCGTGAAGGAAGCGCTCGACGACAAGAACGTTGCATCGGACTTCTACGAAGCACTCGACGAGGAAGTCGACGAGCTCCTCGAAGACGCCGCCGCACGCGCCGAGGCCAACGACCGGAAGACGGTCCAGCCTCGCGACCTGTAA
- a CDS encoding DUF7535 family protein has protein sequence MSTDDTDDELSLPKEVLRTVTPGVKGKRDPDMDVIGWGILLGMLVLLVPLLPFIIIVVVFTKLLDLLSRLRGE, from the coding sequence ATGAGTACCGACGATACCGACGACGAGCTTTCGCTTCCAAAAGAAGTACTCCGAACCGTCACGCCCGGCGTGAAGGGCAAACGTGACCCCGATATGGACGTCATCGGCTGGGGGATCCTGCTCGGAATGCTCGTCTTGCTGGTCCCGCTGTTGCCCTTTATTATCATCGTCGTGGTATTCACCAAGCTACTCGACTTGCTCTCCCGGCTCCGTGGCGAGTGA
- the thsA gene encoding thermosome subunit alpha, producing the protein MGNQPMIVLSEESQRTSGKDAQSMNITAGKAVAESVRTTLGPKGMDKMLVDSTGNVVVTNDGVTILKEMDIEHPAANMIVEVAETQEDEVGDGTTSAVVVSGELLKEAEDLLDQDIHATTLAQGYRQAAEKAKEIVEDIAIDVSADDTETLESIAATAMTGKGAENAKDHLAELVVRAVSAVADGDEVDTDNIKVEKVVGSAVDESELIEGVLIDKDRVHENMPYFVEDANVAVIDDALEVKETEIDAEVNVTDPDQLQEFLDQEEAQLREMVDDLADAGVDVAFVEDGIDDMAQHYLAQEGILAVRRVKSSDAEKLARSTGARVISNVSDIEADDLGFAGSVSQQEVAGSQQILVEDVEDAKSVTLLLRGGTEHVVDEVERAIEDSLGVVSVTLEDGKVLPGGGAPETELALELRQFADSVGGREQLAVEAFADALEVGPRTLAENAGLDPIDSLVELRSEHDSGNSTAGLDAYTGDVIDMEAEGVVEPLRVKTQAIESATEAAVMILRIDDVIAAGDLKGGGTDDDDDEPAGGPGGAPGGMGGMGGMGGMGGAM; encoded by the coding sequence ATGGGCAACCAGCCGATGATTGTACTTTCCGAGGAGAGCCAGCGTACCTCCGGAAAGGACGCACAGTCGATGAACATCACAGCCGGCAAGGCCGTCGCCGAATCCGTTCGGACCACGCTCGGCCCGAAAGGCATGGACAAGATGCTCGTCGACTCCACGGGGAACGTCGTCGTCACGAACGACGGCGTCACGATCCTCAAGGAGATGGACATCGAGCACCCCGCCGCGAACATGATCGTCGAAGTCGCCGAGACCCAGGAGGACGAGGTCGGCGACGGGACGACCTCCGCGGTCGTTGTCTCCGGTGAACTCCTCAAGGAAGCCGAGGATCTTCTCGATCAGGACATCCACGCAACCACGCTCGCACAGGGGTACCGTCAGGCCGCCGAAAAAGCAAAAGAGATCGTCGAGGACATCGCGATCGACGTCAGCGCCGACGACACAGAGACGCTCGAATCCATCGCCGCGACGGCGATGACCGGTAAAGGCGCCGAAAACGCCAAAGACCACCTCGCCGAACTCGTCGTCCGTGCAGTCAGCGCCGTCGCAGACGGCGACGAGGTCGACACGGACAACATCAAAGTCGAGAAAGTCGTCGGCAGCGCAGTCGACGAGTCCGAGCTCATCGAGGGCGTCCTCATCGACAAGGATCGCGTCCACGAGAACATGCCCTACTTCGTCGAGGACGCCAACGTCGCCGTCATCGACGACGCGCTGGAAGTCAAAGAGACCGAGATCGACGCCGAGGTCAACGTCACCGACCCCGACCAGCTCCAGGAGTTCCTCGACCAGGAGGAAGCCCAGCTCCGCGAGATGGTCGACGACCTCGCCGACGCCGGTGTCGACGTCGCCTTCGTCGAGGACGGTATCGACGACATGGCCCAGCACTACCTCGCTCAGGAGGGCATCCTCGCGGTTCGCCGCGTCAAGTCCTCCGACGCCGAGAAGCTCGCCCGCTCGACGGGTGCACGCGTCATCTCGAACGTCTCCGACATCGAGGCCGACGACCTTGGCTTCGCCGGGAGCGTCTCCCAGCAGGAGGTCGCCGGCAGCCAGCAGATTCTCGTCGAGGACGTCGAGGACGCAAAGTCCGTCACGCTGCTGCTGCGCGGCGGCACCGAGCACGTCGTCGACGAGGTCGAGCGCGCCATCGAGGACAGTCTCGGCGTCGTGAGCGTCACCCTGGAGGACGGCAAAGTCCTGCCCGGCGGCGGCGCACCCGAGACCGAACTCGCCCTCGAACTGCGCCAGTTCGCCGACTCCGTCGGCGGCCGTGAGCAGCTCGCCGTCGAAGCCTTCGCCGACGCGCTGGAAGTCGGTCCACGGACGCTGGCCGAGAACGCCGGTCTCGACCCCATCGACTCGCTCGTCGAGCTCCGTAGTGAGCACGACAGCGGCAACAGCACGGCTGGGCTGGACGCCTACACCGGTGACGTCATCGACATGGAAGCCGAGGGCGTCGTCGAGCCGCTCCGCGTCAAGACCCAGGCCATCGAGTCCGCCACCGAGGCGGCCGTGATGATCCTGCGTATCGACGACGTGATCGCCGCAGGCGACCTCAAGGGCGGCGGCACGGACGATGACGACGACGAGCCAGCAGGCGGTCCCGGCGGCGCACCCGGCGGCATGGGTGGCATGGGCGGTATGGGCGGCATGGGCGGCGCAATGTGA
- a CDS encoding glycerate kinase type-2 family protein: MSFTFADEDRLARTQAHELALSCLIAGIEAANPRRAVDRIVDLDGSDLLVRPDDDSTYRYDLDVYDRILVVGGGNAAAHLASGLEGILDTRIDDGVVVTDDPVAIEHVDIEPGDHPVPSERGVESTRSLLDAADRAGEGDLVLAAFTGGGSALLPAPAGDLALDDLRATAEALLASGATIDEINAVRKHCSAIKGGRLARRAAPATVVGLVVSDVIGDDRSVIASGPLAPDPTTYADALAVLDRYDVDVPAAVREHLQCGDDGDFAETPTDGDPVFERVETHIIASATDALDAARGVAADRGYDTAILSSRVRGEAREAARTHVAIAEECRATGNPLTPPAVVLSGGETTVTLTDDHGSGGPNQEFALSAACELDAADIVVASVDTDGIDGNTDAAGALVDAETIDPAAGRAALDRNDAYSVLDEAGALLRSGPSGTNVNDLRVIVVEERS, encoded by the coding sequence ATGTCGTTTACGTTCGCCGACGAGGACAGGCTCGCCCGGACGCAGGCACACGAACTCGCGCTTTCGTGTCTCATTGCCGGTATCGAGGCGGCAAACCCCCGCCGGGCGGTCGACCGAATCGTCGACCTCGACGGAAGCGACCTGCTCGTTCGACCGGACGACGATTCGACGTATCGCTATGATCTGGACGTGTACGACCGTATACTCGTCGTCGGTGGCGGCAACGCGGCCGCTCACCTCGCGAGCGGCCTCGAAGGGATCCTCGACACTCGGATCGACGATGGCGTCGTCGTTACTGACGACCCGGTGGCGATCGAGCACGTCGATATCGAACCGGGAGACCATCCCGTTCCCAGCGAGCGCGGCGTCGAGAGTACGCGATCCCTCCTCGACGCTGCCGATCGGGCTGGCGAGGGCGACCTCGTTCTCGCCGCGTTCACCGGCGGCGGCAGCGCCCTGCTGCCCGCCCCTGCTGGCGACCTCGCGCTCGACGATCTACGGGCCACGGCGGAAGCCCTGCTGGCAAGCGGTGCGACGATCGACGAGATCAACGCCGTCCGCAAGCACTGCTCGGCGATCAAGGGCGGTCGGCTCGCCCGTCGTGCCGCCCCGGCGACCGTCGTCGGCCTCGTCGTGAGCGACGTGATCGGCGACGACCGCTCGGTCATCGCGAGTGGCCCGCTCGCCCCCGATCCGACGACCTACGCCGATGCGCTCGCCGTCCTCGACCGATACGACGTCGACGTCCCGGCGGCGGTTCGCGAGCACCTCCAGTGCGGCGACGACGGCGACTTCGCGGAGACACCGACCGACGGTGACCCGGTGTTCGAGCGTGTTGAGACTCACATCATCGCGAGTGCGACCGACGCGCTGGATGCGGCCCGGGGTGTCGCGGCGGATCGTGGCTACGATACGGCGATCCTCTCCTCGCGCGTCCGCGGCGAGGCCCGCGAAGCCGCCAGGACACACGTCGCGATCGCCGAGGAGTGTCGAGCGACCGGAAATCCGCTCACGCCGCCCGCGGTCGTCCTCTCGGGCGGTGAGACCACCGTCACGCTGACAGACGATCACGGTTCGGGCGGGCCGAATCAGGAGTTCGCGCTGAGCGCCGCCTGCGAACTCGACGCGGCGGATATCGTCGTCGCCAGCGTCGATACCGACGGCATCGATGGGAATACCGATGCGGCGGGTGCGCTCGTCGATGCCGAAACGATCGATCCGGCGGCAGGCCGGGCGGCACTCGATCGCAACGACGCCTATTCAGTGCTCGACGAGGCGGGCGCGCTGCTCCGTTCGGGTCCGAGCGGGACGAACGTCAACGATCTGCGCGTGATCGTCGTCGAGGAGCGCTCGTAG
- the rpiA gene encoding ribose-5-phosphate isomerase RpiA: MKNTGGSRKAKRRAGEHAATAVEDGMVVGLGTGSTAAHAIRAIGDKIRDGLDVEGVPTSFQSRQLAIEEEIPVVDLDEVPGVDLAIDGADQIADGQLIKGGGGAHAREKVVDATADRFLVVADPSKRAETLDSPVPVETLPAARPVVEREIRELGGEPSLRSAERKDGPVVTDNGNVVLDCEFGPIETPDTLAEQLSTLPGVVEHGLFVDLADEIHVGTADDVTVERL, translated from the coding sequence ATGAAAAACACAGGCGGATCGAGAAAGGCGAAACGTCGCGCCGGGGAGCACGCGGCAACCGCGGTCGAGGACGGGATGGTTGTGGGCCTCGGGACCGGAAGCACCGCAGCCCACGCCATCAGAGCGATCGGAGACAAAATACGAGATGGTCTCGATGTCGAGGGAGTGCCGACATCGTTTCAGTCCCGCCAGCTAGCGATCGAGGAGGAGATCCCAGTCGTCGACCTCGACGAGGTTCCGGGCGTCGACCTCGCGATTGACGGGGCTGACCAGATTGCGGACGGCCAGTTGATCAAAGGCGGTGGGGGGGCCCACGCTCGCGAGAAGGTCGTAGACGCCACAGCCGACCGTTTCCTCGTGGTCGCCGACCCGAGCAAGCGCGCCGAAACGCTCGACAGCCCCGTTCCGGTCGAGACGCTGCCAGCAGCGCGACCCGTCGTGGAACGCGAGATACGGGAGCTGGGCGGGGAGCCCTCGCTCCGGAGCGCGGAGCGAAAGGACGGACCGGTTGTCACCGACAACGGCAACGTCGTCCTCGACTGTGAGTTCGGACCGATCGAGACGCCGGACACGCTGGCGGAGCAACTATCGACGCTGCCGGGGGTCGTCGAGCACGGCCTATTCGTCGATCTCGCCGACGAGATTCATGTTGGTACTGCCGATGACGTAACCGTAGAACGGCTGTAG
- a CDS encoding GIY-YIG nuclease family protein — translation MGTHYVYVLECADGTLYTGYTTDIERRVDEHDSGAGAKYTRGRTPVELVHSEPHDTRSAAMAREYEIKQLTRAQKEQLIEERS, via the coding sequence ATGGGTACACACTACGTATACGTGCTGGAGTGTGCCGACGGGACGCTCTACACCGGCTACACCACCGACATCGAGCGTCGCGTTGACGAGCACGATAGCGGTGCGGGCGCGAAGTACACTCGTGGCAGGACGCCGGTCGAGCTGGTCCATTCAGAACCCCACGACACCAGGTCCGCGGCGATGGCTCGGGAGTATGAGATCAAACAGCTGACGCGAGCACAAAAAGAGCAGTTGATCGAGGAGAGGAGTTGA
- a CDS encoding KH domain-containing protein produces the protein MQHVKIPQDRIGALIGEGGETLREIERRAEVRLDVDSENGSVGIEKTGDPVTALKGPEIVRAIGRGFAPEDAMALLDDEMMMLDIIDIGAATRNKNDLKRQKGRLIGENGRTRELMEELTGAAVVIYGSTLATIGTPQEVETVRDAAEMIIDGAPHGSVYSFLERKHNELKRQGMDYHQYSG, from the coding sequence ATGCAACACGTGAAGATTCCGCAGGACCGGATCGGTGCGCTGATCGGCGAAGGGGGTGAGACGCTCCGCGAGATCGAACGGCGAGCGGAGGTGCGACTCGATGTCGACTCCGAAAACGGCTCGGTGGGGATCGAAAAGACCGGCGATCCGGTGACCGCGCTCAAGGGGCCGGAGATCGTCCGCGCGATCGGCCGCGGGTTCGCACCCGAGGACGCGATGGCCCTGCTCGACGACGAGATGATGATGCTCGATATCATCGATATCGGCGCGGCCACGCGCAACAAGAACGACCTCAAGCGCCAGAAGGGCCGACTGATCGGCGAGAACGGCCGGACACGCGAGCTGATGGAAGAGCTCACCGGTGCGGCAGTCGTCATCTACGGGTCGACGCTGGCGACGATCGGCACGCCACAGGAAGTCGAGACAGTTCGGGACGCCGCAGAGATGATCATCGACGGCGCGCCACACGGCTCGGTCTACTCCTTCCTGGAGCGCAAACACAACGAACTCAAGCGCCAGGGGATGGACTACCACCAGTACAGCGGTTGA
- a CDS encoding GNAT family N-acetyltransferase yields the protein MEFDLRSARSDDSLGVRSLLDAAVLAVDDIDDRIAAGDVLVATADGRIVGVVVLDSRPDVTHIVGIAVQRRRRAKGIGTALVEAASRRGPLTAEFDERVRPFYESLGFEIEPADDPGRCRGVLDRA from the coding sequence GTGGAGTTCGATCTCCGATCCGCCCGCTCTGACGACAGCCTCGGGGTCCGGTCCTTGCTCGATGCCGCCGTCCTTGCAGTCGATGACATCGACGACCGGATCGCGGCAGGTGATGTCCTCGTTGCAACCGCAGACGGTCGAATCGTCGGCGTCGTCGTTCTCGACTCGCGGCCCGATGTGACTCATATCGTGGGAATCGCCGTTCAGCGTCGTCGCCGCGCGAAGGGCATCGGCACCGCGCTCGTCGAAGCGGCGAGTCGCCGTGGCCCGCTTACCGCAGAGTTCGACGAGCGCGTCAGGCCGTTCTACGAGTCACTCGGATTCGAGATCGAACCGGCTGACGACCCCGGCCGGTGTCGGGGTGTTCTCGACCGGGCCTGA
- a CDS encoding DUF7563 family protein → MPTCDHCNAHVSERFERVFADEYGRIFACPSCSANAGIAEAARLRAQQA, encoded by the coding sequence ATGCCCACGTGTGACCACTGTAACGCGCACGTCTCAGAGCGTTTCGAGCGCGTCTTCGCTGACGAATACGGGCGGATCTTTGCGTGTCCGAGCTGTTCGGCTAACGCCGGTATCGCGGAGGCAGCACGCCTTCGTGCACAGCAAGCGTAA
- the leuS gene encoding leucine--tRNA ligase — protein MTYDPQSVEARWRERWAQQGQYESDPDPDEEATFITVPYPYPSGGMHVGHVRTYTVPDVYARYRRQQGDNVLFPIAWHVTGTPIVGAVERLKKGEEDQLDVLTNTYNVPEDELQDLETPMGFARYFIDNFYKSNMKDLGLSIDWRREFTTNDERYSKFITWQYETLKERGLLEKGLHPVKYCTEQENPVTTHDLLEGEDVEYQEYTLVKFTATDDGTTIPMATLRPETVRGVTNAFVNPGETYAAASVDGEEWIVSVEATEKLSLQDREVEIREKFTGEELVGRTVENPVTGDELLILPADFVDPDSASGVVMSVPAHSPDDYIALQEAKAQADELTEYGIDPDAVRAIEPIPILDVEDYGEIPAKDAVESAGIEHSDDPDLPEVTKELYNREFHTGELHEEYGEFAGRVIEEVREELAAAFRERGAFGQLYDFPEPVISRAGGKVVVAYQDTWFLRYNDADWKAKAHAAIDGLDAIPENTREQYDHTVDWLNEWPCIRNYGLGTKLPWDDDFVIEPLSDSTIYMAYYTIAHRLESVPPEQMDREFFDTLFYGADAVDSPNDTALDLREEWDYWYPVDYRCSGNDLISNHLSFYLFHHAELFDEAQWPQGITSMGMGLLEGKKMSSSSGHVVLPSNAIEKYGADTVRFFLLNSAEPWQDYDWRAEQVESTRDQLDRFWERAQELIDADAPDTEPELEHIDRWLLARLQETVETATEAMERFETRTASQTAFYGFEEHLKWYRRRTDLDRPGARWTLRNVLETRLRLLAPFTPFLANELHEQLTGTPAEEAPWPQVDEDRRSERTLAEERLIETLYDDVADIVDVTGTDPDRIRVYAPAAWKRDVLDQVIETGPDVGAVMGEVMQDPALREKGNDVNDLVGDLVEFVRERDEDTLDALRAIDERSVYEEAAPFLADEFDAEVTVYAEAGEDIEDPDDKASAAVPFRPAIHLE, from the coding sequence ATGACCTACGACCCGCAATCAGTCGAAGCGCGGTGGCGGGAGCGCTGGGCCCAGCAGGGCCAGTACGAGTCCGATCCCGACCCGGACGAGGAGGCGACGTTCATCACCGTTCCGTACCCCTATCCGAGCGGCGGAATGCACGTCGGCCACGTCCGAACCTACACCGTCCCGGACGTCTACGCGCGCTATCGCCGACAGCAGGGCGACAACGTGCTCTTTCCGATCGCGTGGCACGTCACCGGAACGCCCATCGTCGGTGCGGTCGAGCGCCTGAAAAAGGGCGAGGAGGACCAGCTCGACGTCCTGACGAACACGTACAACGTTCCTGAAGACGAACTGCAGGATCTGGAGACCCCGATGGGCTTTGCCCGGTACTTCATCGACAACTTCTACAAGTCCAATATGAAGGACCTCGGGCTCTCGATCGACTGGCGGCGGGAGTTCACGACCAACGACGAGCGCTACTCGAAGTTTATCACCTGGCAGTACGAGACGCTCAAAGAGCGTGGTCTGCTGGAGAAGGGACTCCACCCGGTCAAGTACTGTACCGAACAGGAGAACCCGGTGACGACTCACGACCTGCTCGAGGGCGAGGACGTCGAGTATCAGGAGTACACCCTCGTCAAGTTCACCGCGACCGACGACGGAACGACGATTCCGATGGCGACGCTCCGCCCCGAGACCGTCCGGGGCGTGACCAACGCCTTCGTCAATCCCGGGGAAACGTACGCCGCCGCATCCGTCGACGGCGAGGAGTGGATCGTTTCCGTCGAGGCGACCGAGAAGCTCTCCCTGCAGGATCGCGAGGTCGAGATCCGCGAGAAGTTCACCGGCGAGGAACTGGTCGGGCGGACGGTCGAGAACCCAGTCACTGGCGACGAACTGCTGATCTTGCCGGCCGACTTCGTAGACCCCGATAGCGCGAGCGGTGTCGTGATGTCCGTCCCGGCCCACAGCCCCGACGACTACATCGCTCTGCAGGAAGCCAAAGCGCAGGCCGACGAGCTCACCGAGTACGGAATCGATCCCGACGCGGTCCGGGCGATCGAACCGATCCCGATTCTCGATGTCGAGGACTACGGCGAGATTCCTGCGAAAGACGCCGTCGAATCTGCTGGAATCGAGCACAGCGACGATCCCGACCTGCCCGAGGTCACCAAGGAGCTGTACAACAGGGAGTTCCACACCGGCGAACTCCACGAGGAGTACGGCGAGTTCGCGGGCCGCGTCATCGAGGAGGTCCGCGAGGAGCTGGCGGCAGCGTTCCGCGAGCGCGGCGCGTTCGGACAGCTCTATGACTTCCCCGAGCCAGTCATCTCTCGGGCTGGCGGGAAAGTCGTCGTCGCCTATCAGGACACCTGGTTCCTTCGGTACAACGACGCCGACTGGAAAGCCAAAGCCCACGCCGCTATCGACGGGCTGGATGCCATCCCCGAGAACACCCGTGAGCAGTACGACCACACGGTCGACTGGCTGAACGAGTGGCCCTGCATCAGAAACTACGGGCTGGGGACGAAACTGCCGTGGGACGACGACTTCGTTATCGAGCCGCTCTCGGACTCGACGATCTACATGGCCTACTACACTATCGCTCACCGGCTGGAGTCGGTCCCGCCGGAGCAGATGGACCGGGAGTTCTTCGATACGCTGTTTTACGGTGCCGACGCGGTTGACAGCCCCAACGACACCGCACTCGACCTGCGCGAGGAGTGGGACTACTGGTATCCGGTCGATTACCGCTGCTCGGGCAACGATCTGATCTCGAACCACCTGAGCTTCTACCTGTTCCACCACGCAGAACTGTTCGACGAAGCCCAGTGGCCCCAGGGGATCACCTCGATGGGGATGGGACTGCTGGAAGGCAAAAAGATGTCATCGTCCAGCGGCCACGTCGTCCTGCCCTCGAACGCAATCGAGAAGTACGGCGCGGACACTGTCCGCTTTTTCCTGCTCAACTCCGCCGAGCCGTGGCAGGACTACGACTGGCGGGCAGAACAGGTCGAAAGCACTCGCGACCAGCTCGATCGATTCTGGGAGCGCGCCCAGGAGCTAATCGACGCGGATGCACCCGACACGGAGCCCGAACTCGAACATATCGACCGCTGGCTGCTGGCGCGACTACAGGAAACTGTCGAGACCGCCACCGAGGCGATGGAGCGCTTCGAGACCAGAACCGCGAGCCAGACCGCCTTCTACGGCTTTGAGGAGCATCTCAAGTGGTACCGTCGCCGGACCGACCTCGACCGTCCGGGGGCACGGTGGACGCTCCGAAACGTCCTCGAAACGCGGCTACGCCTGCTCGCGCCGTTTACACCCTTCCTGGCGAATGAACTCCACGAGCAGCTCACCGGGACGCCCGCCGAGGAGGCCCCGTGGCCGCAGGTCGACGAGGACCGCCGGAGCGAGCGCACGCTTGCCGAGGAGCGACTGATCGAGACGCTGTACGACGACGTCGCCGACATCGTCGACGTCACCGGCACCGATCCCGATCGGATCCGTGTGTACGCGCCCGCTGCCTGGAAACGAGACGTCCTCGATCAGGTTATCGAGACCGGCCCGGACGTCGGCGCAGTGATGGGCGAGGTCATGCAGGATCCCGCCCTGCGCGAGAAAGGTAACGATGTCAACGACCTCGTTGGCGATCTGGTCGAGTTCGTCCGCGAGCGCGACGAGGACACGCTGGACGCGCTGCGAGCGATCGACGAACGGTCGGTGTACGAGGAAGCCGCCCCGTTCCTCGCCGACGAGTTCGACGCCGAGGTGACGGTCTACGCGGAGGCGGGCGAGGATATCGAGGATCCCGACGACAAAGCCTCTGCGGCGGTGCCGTTCCGACCGGCGATCCACCTCGAATAG